One window from the genome of Vibrio vulnificus NBRC 15645 = ATCC 27562 encodes:
- a CDS encoding RidA family protein, which yields MTKVLHTDSAPAAIGPYIQGVDLGNMVLTSGQIPVNPATGEVPADIAAQARQSLDNVKAVVEASGLTVGDIVKMTVFVKDLNDFGTVNEVYGNFFDEHNVAHYPARSCVEVARLPKDVGIEIEAIAVRK from the coding sequence ATGACTAAAGTACTTCATACAGACTCAGCACCTGCTGCAATCGGCCCATACATCCAAGGCGTAGACCTAGGCAATATGGTACTGACCTCTGGCCAAATCCCAGTAAACCCAGCAACAGGCGAAGTGCCAGCAGACATCGCAGCGCAAGCTCGCCAATCACTCGACAACGTCAAAGCGGTGGTAGAAGCCTCTGGCTTGACGGTAGGCGACATCGTGAAAATGACGGTATTCGTTAAAGATCTCAACGATTTTGGCACAGTAAATGAAGTGTATGGTAACTTCTTCGACGAGCACAACGTCGCGCACTACCCTGCACGTTCATGTGTGGAAGTGGCTCGTCTACCAAAAGACGTGGGCATCGAAATCGAAGCGATCGCGGTTCGTAAATAA
- the pyrI gene encoding aspartate carbamoyltransferase regulatory subunit, translating into MNKETKLQVEAIKNGTVIDHIPAQVGIKVLKLFDMHNSSQRVTIGLNLPSSALGNKDLLKIENVFINEEQASKLALYAPHATVNQIEDYQVVKKLALELPEFVSDVFECPNTNCITHNEPVASNFRVFEKKGDVRLKCKYCEKVFSREIVTER; encoded by the coding sequence ATGAACAAAGAGACAAAATTGCAGGTTGAAGCGATTAAAAACGGTACAGTGATCGACCACATTCCAGCACAAGTAGGCATCAAGGTGCTCAAATTGTTTGATATGCACAACTCATCGCAGCGTGTCACCATTGGCTTAAATTTGCCTTCATCCGCTCTGGGTAACAAAGATTTGCTCAAGATTGAAAACGTGTTTATCAACGAAGAGCAAGCGAGCAAATTGGCCCTTTACGCGCCTCACGCCACCGTCAATCAAATTGAAGATTACCAAGTGGTGAAGAAGCTCGCGTTGGAGCTGCCTGAGTTTGTCAGTGATGTGTTTGAATGCCCAAACACCAACTGCATTACGCACAATGAGCCAGTTGCGAGTAACTTTCGCGTGTTTGAGAAAAAAGGCGACGTACGTTTGAAGTGTAAATATTGTGAAAAAGTCTTCTCCCGAGAGATCGTCACTGAGCGTTAA